In Spinacia oleracea cultivar Varoflay chromosome 5, BTI_SOV_V1, whole genome shotgun sequence, a single window of DNA contains:
- the LOC110786035 gene encoding bidirectional sugar transporter N3 produces the protein MFTVHHPWVFAFGLLGNVISFMVFLAPLPTFIRVYKKKSTEGFQSLPYVVAIFSAMLWIYYALLKGNSVLLITINVAGVIIETIYVAIYITYAPRQPRISTLKLLLLMDFCGFGAIVLFCHYLFHGEIRLQVYGWICVVISISVFAAPLSVMRTVVRTKSVEYMPVNLSFCLLLTATVWFFYGFVQKDMYIALPNVVGFLLGVAQMVIYAIYRKHDKQAKKQKLPEFASPIKQEIVEIQSIPNKTEDVIPPHEEPLEIEVVIGNKDNTIVGGDDEEVVGDLYGPPQGPAVCSVDAEKISGGPAGPASVQLVQCAV, from the exons ATGTTTACCGTCCACCACCCTTGGGTTTTTGCTTTTGGTCTACTAG GCAACGTCATCTCCTTCATGGTGTTTCTTGCACCACT GCCAACTTTTATTAGGGTGTACAAGAAAAAATCAACAGAAGGATTTCAATCACTTCCTTACGTAGTTGCCATCTTTAGTGCGATGCTATGGATCTACTACGCTTTGCTCAAGGGCAATTCTGTCCTTTTAATCACTATCAATGTTGCTGGAGTTATTATTGAGACCATTTACGTTGCCATATACATTACCTATGCCCCAAGGCAACCAAGG ATATCAACTTTGAAGTTACTTTTGTTGATGGATTTTTGTGGGTTTGGCGCGATTGTATTGTTTTGCCATTACTTATTTCATGGGGAAATTCGGCTTCAAGTTTACGGATGGATTTGTGTAGTAATCTCTATTAGTGTTTTTGCAGCACCCCTTAGTGTAATG AGGACGGTGGTTCGGACCAAGAGCGTGGAGTACATGCCGGTTAACTTGTCATTTTGTCTCTTACTAACAGCAACTGTATGGTTCTTTTACGGATTCGTCCAGAAAGATATGTACATCGCA cttccaaatgttgtggggttctTATTAGGAGTGGCACAAATGGTAATCTATGCAATTTACAGGAAACATGACAAACAAGCAAAAAAACAGAAGCTACCAGAATTTGCAAGTCCAATTAAGCAAGAAATAGttgaaattcaatcaattccCAACAAAACTGAGGATGTTATTCCTCCACATGAAGAGCCTCTAGAaattgaggttgtaattggaaACAAAGATAATACTATTGTTGGTGGTGATGATGAGGaggttgttggtgatttatatgggCCGCCGCAAGGCCCGGCAGTATGCAGCGTGGACGCCGAGAAGATTTCCGGTGGGCCCGCCGGCCCGGCTTCGGTGCAATTGGTTCAGTGTGCCGTTTGA